Proteins found in one Triticum urartu cultivar G1812 unplaced genomic scaffold, Tu2.1 TuUngrouped_contig_5537, whole genome shotgun sequence genomic segment:
- the LOC125529345 gene encoding digalactosyldiacylglycerol synthase 2, chloroplastic-like, which translates to MAMARRQHVTIFTTASLPWMTGTAVNPLFRAAYLAKAGDWEVTLVVPWLSKGDQMLVYPNNMKFSGPAEQEGYVRRWLEERTGQLPRFNINFYPGKFSTEKRSILPVGDITETISDEKADIAVLEEPEHLTWYHHGRRWKNKFRKVIGVVHTNYLEYVKREKNGYIQAFLLKHINSWVTDIYCHKVIRLSGATQEVPRSVICNVHGVNPKFIEIGKLKHRQISQREQSFFKGAYYIGKMVWSKGYTELLHLLQKHQKELSGLKMELYGSGEDSGEVKASAEKLNLDVRVYPGRDHADSIFHDYKVFINPSTTDVVCTTTAEALAMGKIVICANHPSNEFFKRFPNCHMYSTEKEFVRLTMKALSEEPIPLTEELRHELSWEAATERFVRVAEIAPATPAKQTPSTSQRFMYINPDELKKNMEEASAFFHNTISGFEAARCVFGAIPNSLQPDEQQCKELGWRPQGL; encoded by the exons ATGGCGATGGCGAGGAGGCAGCACGTCACCATATTCACCacggcgagcctgccgtggatGACCGGCACTGCTGTCAACCCCCTGTTCCGGGCGGCTTACCTCGCCAAGGCCGGGGACTGGGAGGTCACGCTGGTGGTGCCGTGGCTGTCCAAGGGGGATCAGATGCTGGTTTACCCTAACAACATGAAATTCAGTGGGCCGGCGGAGCAAGAAGGCTATGTGCGGCGGTGGCTTGAGGAGCGGACTGGGCAGTTGCCGAGATTCAACATAAACTTCTATCCTGGGAAG TTCTCGACGGAGAAAAGAAGCATTCtacctgttggggatattaccgAGACGATATCTGATGAAAAAGCAGATATTGCAGTTCTAGAAGAGCCAGAACATCTGACCTGGTACCATCATGGACGGAGGTGGAAAAACAAATTCCGTAAAGTTATAGGTGTTGTTCACACCAACTATCTGGAATACGTGAAGAGGGAGAAAAATGGGTATATTCAGGCATTTCTCTTAAAACATATCAATTCTTGGGTCACCGACATCTACTGCCATAAG GTTATAAGATTATCGGGAGCAACTCAGGAAGTCCCGAGATCTGTAATCTGTAATGTTCATGGAGTAAACCCAAAATTTATTGAAATTGGCAAATTGAAGCATCGGCAAATATCTCAAAGAGAGCAAtcattcttcaagggtgcataTTATATTGGGAAGATGGTCTGGAGTAAAGGCTACACAGAGCTGCTCCACCTGCTTCAGAAGCACCAAAAGGAACTGTCTGGTCTCAAGATGGAGCTCTATGGCAGTGGAGAAGATTCGGGTGAAGTTAAAGCATCAGCTGAAAAACTCAATCTGGACGTTAGAGTCTATCCTGGGCGCGACCATGCAGATTCAATATTTCACGA CTACAAGGTTTTCATAAACCCAAGCACAACAGATGTAGTTTGCACCACAACTGCAGAAGCCTTGGCGATGGGAAAGATTGTGATCTGCGCAAATCATCCTTCAAATGAATTTTTCAAAAGATTTCCCAACTGCCACATGTACAGCACGGAGAAAGAGTTTGTGAGACTAACCATGAAAGCACTGTCAGAAGAACCAATCCCACTGACAGAGGAACTGAGGCACGAGCTTTCCTGGGAGGCAGCGACAGAGAGGTTTGTCAGGGTTGCCGAAATCGCACCAGCCACGCCCGCCAAGCAAACTCCTTCCACTTCACAGCGTTTCATGTACATCAACCCGGATGAGCTGAAGAAGAACATGGAAGAGGCATCTGCATTTTTTCACAACACCATCTCCGGGTTTGAAGCTGCCCGCTGTGTGTTTGGCGCCATACCGAACAGTCTGCAGCCCGATGAACAGCAGTGCAAGGAGCTCGGGTGGAGACCCCAGGGATTATAG